A genome region from Salvia splendens isolate huo1 chromosome 19, SspV2, whole genome shotgun sequence includes the following:
- the LOC121779628 gene encoding uncharacterized protein LOC121779628, producing the protein MDCGMNEQTDVADAADVGLNTQENVEEHDDVHVVRRDLDDPELSSSSSDEILSDDSGADSSDEEVVYKPVVQGEQPLPEYVHTGLKYFRRLPSGPSEVPEVGNERSTMYWDEEHPYRINAGTKFDSKLHVKTAITMWSLRQHRQFRVVESKVRRWHAVCKYPAGRTEDGTAIISETDADKANECRWKVSVTHMAHDDMWEIRKWCGRHSCEGHRNDRGHANFSSPMIALCIRHQLLKNAEFSAAAVRNFVHDKFHVVISYKKAWYARRRALEIVFGGWEESFRDLPGYMLELQYRNPGTIVEWRHNELLSQGRTKVFYYVFWALGPAIHAFQECQPVLTIDGTHLRGRFKGKLLVACGVDANKRCLPVAYAVVDEETGDSWEWFLDHVRIHVVKYEREVCIISDRHKGILKAMRSDEWKKPPICHHKFCLIHVRKNILTKLKGKGGKAKGMIWALGVTTQVRKYVRRRRALREESLVAIHELNKAKQENWSLCYDDELGWGVPSTNMSESYNNVLRGIRELPIRALVDLTFWRTVEWWAERKTEIQHTEGRLTPWARDKLAAYDAKGQMHYCSVLDREKGHYQVRSRPRVEKGQAKGNNRQDVEFMDSKCSCGKWQMWRVPCSHACTVARDRDNSMFELIDKHNHKATWEAQYYGVSFQAPRHEDYWANPGWKLRITLEQLLPRKRGRGRTRKIPNQMDVREEDEPRAPRKCRNCGVEGHDRRNCTVGRVM; encoded by the coding sequence ATGGATTGCGGTATGAATGAGCAAACAGATGTTGCAGATGCTGCTGATGTTGGATTGAATACTCAAGAGAATGTAGAAGAGCATGATGATGTTCATGTTGTACGAAGAGACCTTGATGATCCAGAATTGTCGTCATCCTCGTCTGATGAGattttaagtgatgattctggtgctgactctagtgatgaggaggtagtgtataaacccgtcgtgcaaggtgaacaaccacttccagaaTACGTTCACACCGGGTTGAAATATTTTCGCAGACTGCCTAGTGGTCCTTCTGAGGTACCTGAAGTTGGTAATGAACGCAGTACCATGTACTGGGATGAAGAACACCCATATCGGATTAATgcgggaacaaaatttgatagcaaactgcatgtgaagactgctattactatgtggagtctgaggcaacaccggcaatttagggtggttgagagcaaagtaagaaggtggcatgccgtGTGCAAATATCCAGCAGGGAGGACAGAAGATGGGACAGCTATTATCAGCGAGACCGACGCTGATAAAGCGAATGAATGTCGGTGGAAAGTTTCTGTTACACACATGGCCCATGATGATATGTGGGAGATTAGGAAGTGGTGTGGACGACATAGTTGTGAAGGCCATCGTAATGATAGAggacatgctaacttttcatcaccAATGATTGCTTTGTGTATTCGACATCAGTTGCTTAAAAATGCCGAGTTCAGTGCCGCAGCCGTAAGAAATTTTGTTCATGACAAATTTCATGTGgtaatcagttataagaaggcatggtatgcacggagaaGGGCTTTAGAGATTGTATTTGGTGGATGGGAGGAGTCATTTAGGGATTTGCCAGGCTACATGCTTGAACTGCAGTATAGGAATCCAGGCACAATCGTTGAGTGGAGGCACAACGAGTTGTTGAGCCAGGGCCGTACTAAAGTCTTCTATTATGTGTTCTGGGCACTTGGGCCTGCTATACATGCTTTCCAGGAGTGTCAACCCGTTTTAACAATAGACGGGACTCACCttcgaggaagatttaaaggtaagcttcttgttgcttgtggtgttgatgctaacaagaGATGTCTGCCTGTTGCATATGCTGTTGTCGATGAAGAAACTGGCGACAGCTGGgagtggtttttggatcatgtcagaaTCCATGTGGTGAAGTACGAAAGGGAGGTGTGCATCATTTCGGATAGGCATAAAGGAATCCTAAAGGCTATGCGTTCTGATGAATGGAAAAAGCCGCCGATATgtcaccacaaattttgtttgatccATGTGAGGAAAAATATCTTGACTAAACTTAAGGGTAAGGGAGGTAAAGCGAAAGGCATGATATGGGCATTGGGTGTCACAACTCAAGTACGCAAGTACGTGCGACGGCGACGTGCACTACGGGAGGAAAGTCTTGTTGCGATACACGAGCTCAACAAAGCCAAACAAGAGAACTGGTCTCTTTGTTACGATGATGAACTGGGATGGGGGGTGCCCTCAACAAACATGTCAGAGAGCTACAACAACGTGTTGAGAGGTATAAGAGAGCTACCTATTAGAGCTTTGGTTGATCTGACATTTTGGAGAACAGTGGAATGGTGGGCAGAGAGAAAGACAGAAATACAACATACCGAAGGTCGGTTGACCCCGTGGGCGAGGGACAAACTTGCTGCGTATGATGCAAAGGGGCAAATGCATTACTGTTCAGTACTTGACCGAGAAAAAGGTCATTACCAAGTTCGAAGTCGGCCCCGTGTTGAAAAGGGACAGGCAAAGGGCAATAACAGACAAGACGTCGAGTTTATGGATTCAAAGTGCAGTTGTgggaagtggcagatgtggagagttCCTTGTTCCCATGCGTGCACCGTTGCCAGAGATCGAGATAACTCTATGTTTGAACTCATTGATAAACACAACCACAAAGCTACGTGGGAAGCACAGTACTATGGTGTCTCATTTCAAGCACCAAGACACGAAGACTATTGGGCAAATCCTGGATGGAAATTACGTATCACACTAGAGCAGTTGCTTCCGCGAAAGCGTGGACGAGGCAGAACAAGGAAGATTCctaatcaaatggatgtccgCGAGGAAGATGAACCGAGAGCTCCCCGCAAGTGCAGGAATTGCGGTGTAGAGGGCCATGACCGTAGAAATTGCACAGTTGGTCGTGTTATGTAG
- the LOC121780078 gene encoding protein MAIN-LIKE 1-like, which produces METSSSSEQLLYGPEDPSLLNLQKHHISHKLMKEGTTQVFKVRRTESKTWDVEIHENVRYWLDVFGFKGVIDCGKPMKVDNELITALIERWRPETHTFHLPIGEATITLEDVQAIWGLRADGRVFTGRDYHDNFSDWTSKCRDLLGWIPDTSTETKQGGLLMTALINQTRMPLGDDLPMYVYIQRARIHALILLGGLILPDTTGCKVPFMWLNGLGDPEDVKNISWGSAALAYLYHYLCEASMDKRKELGGPMMLLQLWAWERMPTLRPAFIGPVVHEPYTPCGARWKGTTQIGNAPRHSVEHYRDQISLIRPGQFIWTPYAHCILPDYCNDVTGCSLCETYLVCWAYVEAHEPGRVRRQFNRYQNIPQNVDRMLRNADHLGKNDRRGKKGNNWATTHQFYIGEWDMRYERFQAAEYAAPMSLDIPMSPGYMAWYNRITVTYMTRPGARATAGMNESAASMRLFVEAFQRVFHLTTEDEMDPRVRQIREIVRTTLEDTNNGDVMEYPASHHQDVVMPYQEEVVPRRRGACGVRTGGHGYTKQFRMSQAPPDYVAPEAQYQEHDPPQWYSHPTHESQSQWDRPLHSPSQPEPDWNRRPYSQSQDMSQWSGARASVDSFFQNYQVMPPVQAEEEDDDEEEDDNIVEAHEEEDVVHSIHGQPRPAAEGSSRSGVGKLVSKVYKRLSSRKNKGIEPAKYTPSSYK; this is translated from the exons ATGGAGACTTCAAGTTCTAGTGAGCAATTATTATATGGACCCGAAGACCCGTCCTTGCTAAATTTACAGAAACATCACATTTCACATAAACTCATGAAAGAGGGCACAACCCAAGTATTTAAAGTCCGAAGGACAGAAAGCAAGACTTGGGACGTCGAAATTCACGAGAATGTTAGATATTGGCTTGACGtctttggtttcaaaggcgtgatCGATTGTGGGAAGCCCATGAAGGTGGACAACGAGCTGATCACGGCGTTGATTGAGCGTTGGAGACCGGAGACGCACACTTTCCATCTACCGATCGGTGAGGCGACGATcaccttggaagatgtgcaagccaTTTGGGGCTTGAGGGCGGATGGTCGCGTTTTCACAGGGCGTGACTATCATGACAACTTTTCAGACTGGACCAGCAAGTGCCGCGatctgttgggatggataccagatacttccacagagacaaagcaaggcggtttgctgatgaccgcactgatcaaccagacaaggatgcctctgggtgatgacctacctatgtacgtatacatccaaagggcacgtatccatgccctaattttattaggaggtctcattctaccggacaccacggggtgtaaggtgccatttatgtggttgaatgGGCTTGGGGATCCAGAAGATGTGAAGAATATTAGTTGGGGAAGTGCGGCATTGGCCTACCTTTATCATTATCTGTGCGAGGCTTCCATGGATAAGAGAAAAGAGTTGGGCGGGCCTATGATGCTTCTGCAgctatgggcgtgggaaagaatgcccacattgaggCCTGCGTTCATTGGACCAGTTGTACACGAGCCATATACACCATGTGGCGCCAG GTGGAAAGGAACAACGCAGATAGGAAATGCTCCTAGACATTCGGTTGAGCATTATCGTGACCAAATATCTCTGATTAGACCTGGCCAG TTTATCTGGACGCCATACGCACATTGCATACTGCCTGACTACTGCAATGATGTGACTGGATGCTCTCTGTGCGAGACCTACTTGGTATGTTGGGCCTATGTCGAGGCCCATGAGCCTGGACGAGTGCGACGACAGTTCAATCGGTACCAGAATATACCGCAGAATGTAGACAGGATGCTAAGGAACGCCGATCATTTAGGCAAAAATGATCGGCGTGGTAAGAAGGGCAACAACTGGGCAACCACGCATCAGTTCTACATTGGGGAGTGGGACATGAGGTACGAAAGGTTCCAAGCTGCCGAATACGCCGCACCAATGTCTTTGGATATTCCCATGAGCCCGGGTTATATGGCGTGGTATAACAGAATTACAGTGACGTACATGACTCGGCCTGGGGCACGGGCCACTGCTGGGATGAATGAGTCGGCTGCTTCGATGCGACTATTT GTTGAGGCTTTTCAGAGGGTTTTCCATTTAACTACGGAAGACGAAATGGACCCCCGAGTGCGCCAGATTCGAGAAATTGTTAGGACTACCCTCGAAGATACGAACAACGGTGATGTCATGGAGTACCCCGCTTCTCATCATCAGGATGTGGTCATGCCGTACCAAGAAGAAGTAGTTCCACGGCGTCGTGGAGCGTGTGGTGTTCGGACTGGGGGACACGGTTACACAAAGCAGTTTAGGATGTCTCAGGCGCCTCCCGATTATGTAGCACCAGAGGCGCAGTATCAAGAGCATGACCCACCCCAGTGGTATTCACACCCGACGCATGAGTCTCAGTCGCAGTGGGACCGTCCACTGCATTCTCCAAGCCAGCCTGAGCCCGATTGGAATCGTCGCCCATATTCACAAAGCCAAGACATGTCGCAATGGAGTGGGGCCCGAGCGTCGGTCGATTCATTCTTCCAGAATTATCAGGTCATGCCTCCTGTACAAGCTGAAGAAGAAgacgatgatgaagaagaagatgacaaCATTGTCGAGGCACATGAGGAAGAAGACGTTGTTCATAGCATCCATGGCCAACCTCGTCCAGCTGCGGAGGGTTCATCACGCAGCGGGGTTGGGAAGCTCGTGAGCAAAGTGTACAAGAGACTATCTTCGAGGAAGAACAAGGGGATTGAACCGGCTAAGTACACTCCGTCGTCGTATAAGTAG